The Mesorhizobium loti genome includes a region encoding these proteins:
- a CDS encoding CsbD family protein, whose product MGSTSDKAAGIANQAIGDAKQGLGKAVGNDRLRAEGAAQEAKGKVEKAVGDAKSTIKDATNKAAAAINKHL is encoded by the coding sequence ATGGGAAGCACCAGCGATAAAGCAGCCGGCATTGCCAATCAGGCGATCGGCGACGCCAAGCAGGGGCTTGGCAAGGCCGTCGGCAACGATAGGCTTCGCGCGGAGGGCGCTGCACAGGAAGCCAAGGGCAAGGTCGAGAAGGCGGTTGGCGACGCCAAATCTACTATCAAGGATGCGACCAACAAAGCGGCGGCGGCAATCAATAAACACCTATGA